One part of the Sulfolobus tengchongensis genome encodes these proteins:
- the nuoH gene encoding NADH-quinone oxidoreductase subunit NuoH → MSVLSALEYYFFYPSFFLTVIFPGLIFTLIFLLVTIWFERKAAAIVQLRYGPYYASKRIGGLLQLFADAIKFVFSEIIIPNGVNQTLYALSPILVVIFAFLPLGLIPLSTIPQQGSILSVYHNLFYDNVIHQSVLVPFFTQYNLIAIIALESLYPILVVFLAWNTNNRFAVVGAIREAYLSVSYDVLLIISTLALAIEYHTLDVAKIVVSGIPGFIANPIAAFVFLVAMLIGSSRFPFEIVEAETELVIGPYTEYSGFLFVLTMAGSYVANLVYAILFVDLFIGGWLPFTGFVGAVFTVFKAAIVVFFAVFLRSVYGRYRIDQALRGSWKYFFPLALASLILGVVVGYLWIR, encoded by the coding sequence ATGAGTGTTCTATCAGCTTTAGAATATTATTTCTTTTACCCATCGTTTTTCCTTACAGTTATTTTCCCAGGTTTAATTTTTACCCTCATTTTTCTTTTAGTGACTATATGGTTTGAAAGGAAAGCTGCAGCTATTGTACAACTTAGATATGGTCCCTATTACGCTTCCAAAAGAATAGGTGGCTTGCTTCAGCTATTTGCCGATGCAATAAAGTTTGTATTTTCAGAGATTATAATTCCAAATGGTGTAAATCAGACACTTTATGCATTATCTCCAATACTTGTAGTAATATTCGCATTTTTGCCTCTAGGTCTCATACCACTTTCTACTATTCCTCAACAAGGATCAATACTTTCAGTTTATCACAATTTGTTCTATGATAATGTCATACATCAATCAGTTCTAGTTCCATTCTTCACTCAATACAATTTAATAGCTATAATTGCATTGGAGTCGCTATATCCAATTTTAGTGGTCTTTTTAGCATGGAATACAAATAACCGATTTGCAGTAGTTGGAGCTATAAGAGAAGCATATTTATCTGTATCATATGATGTATTGTTAATAATATCTACGTTAGCTTTAGCAATTGAGTACCATACTTTAGACGTTGCCAAAATAGTAGTTTCTGGAATACCTGGATTTATAGCAAACCCCATAGCAGCATTTGTATTTTTAGTAGCAATGCTAATAGGATCTTCGAGATTTCCTTTTGAAATAGTTGAAGCAGAGACTGAGTTGGTAATTGGCCCTTATACTGAATATAGTGGTTTCCTATTTGTTCTAACAATGGCTGGTTCATACGTTGCAAATTTAGTTTACGCAATTCTATTCGTAGATCTATTCATAGGTGGTTGGTTACCGTTTACCGGGTTTGTCGGAGCCGTATTTACTGTTTTTAAGGCCGCAATAGTAGTATTTTTTGCAGTTTTTCTTAGAAGCGTTTACGGGAGGTATAGAATAGATCAAGCACTAAGGGGAAGTTGGAAATACTTCTTCCCCCTAGCTCTTGCATCCTTAATATTAGGTGTGGTGGTGGGTTACTTATGGATAAGGTGA
- the nuoI gene encoding NADH-quinone oxidoreductase subunit NuoI has protein sequence MDKVKEYKKENIGSLFAEHIQSIVTGIKYFVRPQRITLQYPEDSLTLPTGYRGMIRLYKDVCIGCTLCALICPADAMKMVTESGKKFPQINYGRCVFCGFCVDVCPVDALKETRVHDLVFTSRKELIFDPNRFNEDVDEVPLENKPVRKVKAVVDEKRGIKYVPADE, from the coding sequence ATGGATAAGGTGAAGGAATATAAGAAAGAAAATATAGGTAGTTTATTCGCAGAACATATTCAATCTATAGTCACGGGAATAAAGTATTTTGTAAGACCTCAAAGAATTACTTTACAATATCCAGAGGATAGTCTTACTCTTCCGACAGGATATAGAGGAATGATTAGGCTCTATAAAGACGTATGTATAGGCTGTACTTTATGTGCTCTTATATGCCCTGCAGACGCCATGAAAATGGTTACCGAAAGTGGAAAGAAGTTTCCTCAAATAAATTATGGAAGATGTGTTTTCTGTGGTTTCTGTGTAGATGTTTGTCCAGTGGATGCATTAAAAGAGACTAGGGTTCACGATTTAGTTTTTACCTCTAGAAAGGAGTTAATATTTGACCCAAATAGGTTTAATGAAGATGTAGATGAGGTTCCTTTGGAGAATAAACCAGTGAGAAAAGTAAAAGCAGTAGTAGATGAGAAGAGGGGGATAAAATATGTCCCTGCAGACGAGTGA
- a CDS encoding NADH-quinone oxidoreductase subunit J, with translation MSLQTSDIIQYILFGFFGIMAIAFSIYIVRARNVFYGAVSLAFLGVSIAALIALEAPATYGIYSIFHILLYVGATVTFLAISLVMFKDLEVKVSRGNLGVLVGGAVALLFLIVIFLSVFQVSSVPLQPLNFQMLANDLLENYWFPLIILIIALLTTLIEAISLARRD, from the coding sequence ATGTCCCTGCAGACGAGTGATATTATTCAATATATATTGTTTGGGTTTTTTGGAATTATGGCAATAGCTTTCTCAATATACATAGTTAGGGCTAGAAATGTTTTCTATGGTGCAGTGAGTTTAGCCTTTTTAGGTGTAAGTATAGCTGCACTCATAGCGTTAGAGGCACCAGCTACCTACGGTATATACTCAATATTTCACATACTTCTTTATGTAGGTGCAACTGTAACTTTCCTAGCTATTTCGCTAGTGATGTTTAAGGATTTAGAAGTAAAAGTAAGTAGAGGCAATTTAGGAGTATTAGTAGGAGGAGCTGTTGCACTACTGTTCTTAATAGTTATTTTCCTATCAGTCTTTCAAGTATCTTCAGTTCCTCTTCAACCACTTAACTTTCAGATGCTGGCTAATGATTTATTGGAGAATTATTGGTTTCCATTAATTATCCTCATTATAGCTTTATTAACCACTTTGATTGAGGCAATATCGTTGGCTAGGAGGGATTGA
- a CDS encoding NADH-quinone oxidoreductase subunit NuoK — translation MMEISLLGIIISGLLIGIGIYGLSSTSNIIRVLLSSEIILNASILFVFSFSSVAGMIYKPIIFSLFAIGMALTEVVVAFAAVILYYRQKGKLEVE, via the coding sequence ATGATGGAGATTAGCTTATTGGGGATTATCATATCAGGTCTTCTAATAGGAATAGGCATTTATGGCTTGTCCTCTACATCAAATATAATTAGAGTGTTACTATCATCCGAAATAATACTAAATGCGTCAATATTATTCGTTTTTTCATTCTCTAGTGTTGCGGGTATGATTTACAAACCCATAATATTTTCACTCTTCGCAATAGGGATGGCCCTTACAGAAGTTGTAGTTGCATTCGCGGCGGTTATCTTGTATTATAGACAAAAGGGCAAATTGGAGGTGGAATAA